Within the Chrysiogenia bacterium genome, the region CAGTTGACCGCGGCGGTATTCGTTCCGACATAGGGCACACCGAAAATGCTGTCCCAGGCAATGACCGTCGCGGCATCGCCGGTGATCGGGCTGCCGGGAACGGCGCAGCCATCACCCGAAGCAACTGTCACGTTGCCGGTCATGGGGGCATAGCCCGGACCGTTGCCGAACTCGCCATAGCCCGCCGGCGGCGGAAGCTGCTCCATGTAGCTGTCCCACCACGCAAGCTGGATGCCGACGTCGCCGACGTCGGCGCTGCTGGAGCTGGTGCCCTTGCCCTGCGAGTTCACCGGGGGGCTCATTGAATCGCTGTTGCTGCCGCGATAAAGCGTGGAACCGAACATCAGCTCGGTTGTCAGGACGAATGGAGGCGAGTAGTAGGGGTCGCCACCCTCGATATCGACGTTGTTGGTCCAGAAGACGTAGGCGCGAATTTCCAGGGGCGTCGTGTTCGGGACCAGGAAGGGCACGACCACGGTGCAGTCGAAATCGAAAGGCCCGCAGGCCTCAAGCTGCTTCATGAAAGCGGTGCCGAGAATTTCGGTCGTCGCAACCGGACGCTTGTCCTCGGAACCGTAGTCCACCGGGAACGGGTCGCTCTCGGGCCCCTCGCTTTCCATGCGCACGTTGTAGGCTTCCAGACGCACCAGCAGGAGGTCGTAGTAGTCGCTCTCCTGGCCGATCATGATTGCCTTCAACGCATCTGCCGAAATGGTCAGTTCGCTCTGGACGATCTGCTCGCTCTTGGAGCAACCGGTCGTCACCATCGCGATCAGCCCGAGGGCCGCGCACACCATCCAACGCCGCAGCGATACACTCTTCATTGTCTTCTAATCCCCTTTGCCCGTCCCGCGTGAAATACGTGAGGGCGAAACATCCCAAATTGATGTCCGGTCAAGTCTATCACCCACCGGATCTTGCGCGCCGTGATCCACTTATCACTTTGGAAAAGTTTCACGCAACGCGCCACAGGCCGCAATACAACCCCGCCGGTACAGTATGATTGAACACCTGCCCGACCGGGTCCCTCCGGCCTGTCCCGACGTCCCGACCGCGCCCTCCGCGCGGCTCTGCGCCGATTGGGCCAATTATATCGTTTCGGGGCCCCTGGGCAAGCCGGGCGTGTTTTTCGCGGGGCGCCGGGGCCCGGTGCCCCGCCCCCGGATTCGGACCAGCCGGGGCGGGCCGCCCCTTTGGGTGAACGGCACATCACTTTTCCCTTGCCCCTCCTTATAGGGTCGGTTAGACAGGCTCGGAGCCGCCCCGGGCCCCAAGTGGCCCCAGATGGCTCTCCCCGCCGGGCCCAGGGCCCCCAAAAGCGGGACAAATCGCCCACATTCAGGAGTCAGCAAATGTTCAAGAAAGTCCTGATCGCCAACCGCGGCGAAATTGCGCTGCGCGTCATCAAGACCTGCAAAAAAATGGGGATCGCCACCGTGGCAGTCTATTCCGACGCCGATGCCGAGGCCCCCTTTGCCAAGGAAGCCGACGAGGCCCACCACATCGGCGGCTCGCAGGCGGCCGAGAGCTATCTCAATGCAGCCAAGATCCTCCAGGTGGCCAAGCAATCGGGCGCCGAGGCGGTCCATCCGGGCTACGGTTTCCTCTCGGAGAACACCCACTTCGCCGCCGAGTGCAAGGAATCGGGCATCGTCTTCATCGGCCCGTCCTCCCACGCGATCGAGCACATGGGTGACAAGGCCACGGCCCGCACCCTGATGGAGAAGGCCGGCGTGCCCTGCGTGCCCGGTTCGGACGCCACCCTCGAAGATGCCGAGGAGGCCAAGAAGGTCGCCGCGAAGATCGGCTACCCGGTCCTTCTCAAGGCCAGCGCCGGCGGCGGCGGCATCGGCATGGTACCCGTGCCCAGCGAGGACAAGATGGAGAAGGCCTTCGAGACGGCCAGCTCCCGCGCGCTCAAGGCCTTCGGTTCGGGCGCGATGTACATCGAAAAGCTCATTCAGAACCCCCACCACATCGAAGTGCAGGTGATGGGCGACACCCACGGCAACGTGGTCCACTTCTTCGAGCGCGAGTGCTCCATCCAGCGCCGCAACCAGAAGGTCATCGAAGAGAGCCCGGCGCCGCTCTACAAGAAGCTCGAGGGCGGCGAGGCCATGCTGGAAAAACTCTACGAGACCGCCGTCGCGGCGGCCAAGTCGGTGGAGTATGACAACGCCGGCACGATCGAGTTCATCGCCGACGATGACGGCAACTACTACTTCATCGAAATGAACACCCGCCTGCAGGTCGAGCACGGCGTGACCGAGCTGGTCACCGGCACCGACCTCGTGGAGCTGCAGCTTCGCGTGGCCGCCGGCGAAGAGCTGCCCATCAAGCAGTCGGACATCAAGCGCAAGGGCGCGGCCATCGAGTGCCGTATCTGCGCGGAGAACCCCAAGAAGATGTGGTTCCCGGCGCCCGGCAAGATCGAGGAATACACCCTGCCCGAGGGCGAGGGCGTGCGCGTCGACAACGGCGTGAACGCGGGCTACACGATCACGCCCTTCTATGATTCCATGGTCGCCAAGCTGCTCGCCTACGGCGAGACTCGCGACCAGGCCCTCGACCGCGCCTACGACGCGCTGGGCAACTACAAGATCGTCGGCCTCACGACGAACCTCGCAGCCCACCGCCGCATCATCCGCGACGAGAAGTTCCGCGCGGGCGTCTACACCACCGCCTTCCTCGAGGGCATCGACTGGAAAAACGAGGAGCTCGAAGAGCTCTGAGCCTCCTCCCTGTGAACCGAAAAGGGCGGCCACCTGGCCGCCCTTTTTTATTTGCCCTTCCACACCGGCTTGCGCTTTTGCATGAAGGCCATGATGCCTTCCTTTGCGTCGTCGGTGGCGAAGCATTTCTGCAGCATGTCGTTGAGGTAGGGCAGCGAATCCTCGATGGCCATGTCGGACTGCTTGTAGAAGGCCTCGAGGCCGAGCTTCATGATGACCGGCGACTTGCTCGCGAGTTTTTCGGCGAGTTCGGCGACGGCGCTGTCCAATTGATCGTCGGGGACGGCGTGGGTGATGAGGCCCATGTTCTCGGCCGCGGCGGCATCGATGCGCTCGCCCAGGAAGATGAGCTCCAAACCCTTGCGGCGGGGCACGGCGCGGAAGATGTTGGCCATGATCATCATGGGGAAGATGCCGCGGTCGATCTCCGGCGTGCCGAAGGTGGCGCTCTGCTCGGCGATGGCGAACTGGCAGGCGCACATGAGCCCCAGGCCGCCGGCGAGCGCATACTTCCGGACCTTCGCAATCACCGGCTTGCCGATCTGCTGCATGGCCAGGTTCAGCTCGACGAAGCCCCCGCGCTGGGGAACGTCGCTCTTCTTGCCCATGCCTCCCAGATCGCCGCCCGAGCAGAAGCAGTCGCCCGCGCCGGTGAGTACGATGACCCGGACCTCGGCATCGTCGCGCGCGGTCTCGAGCGCAACGATGAGCTCGTTGACCAGGTTCGGCGAGAGCGCGTTCTTCTTCTGCGGCCGGTTCATGGTGAGCGTGCACACGTGGCCGTCGACTTCGTAGATGAGATCCTCGAACGGGGGGATTTCCATGAC harbors:
- a CDS encoding enoyl-CoA hydratase/isomerase family protein, encoding MEIPPFEDLIYEVDGHVCTLTMNRPQKKNALSPNLVNELIVALETARDDAEVRVIVLTGAGDCFCSGGDLGGMGKKSDVPQRGGFVELNLAMQQIGKPVIAKVRKYALAGGLGLMCACQFAIAEQSATFGTPEIDRGIFPMMIMANIFRAVPRRKGLELIFLGERIDAAAAENMGLITHAVPDDQLDSAVAELAEKLASKSPVIMKLGLEAFYKQSDMAIEDSLPYLNDMLQKCFATDDAKEGIMAFMQKRKPVWKGK
- a CDS encoding acetyl-CoA carboxylase biotin carboxylase subunit, coding for MFKKVLIANRGEIALRVIKTCKKMGIATVAVYSDADAEAPFAKEADEAHHIGGSQAAESYLNAAKILQVAKQSGAEAVHPGYGFLSENTHFAAECKESGIVFIGPSSHAIEHMGDKATARTLMEKAGVPCVPGSDATLEDAEEAKKVAAKIGYPVLLKASAGGGGIGMVPVPSEDKMEKAFETASSRALKAFGSGAMYIEKLIQNPHHIEVQVMGDTHGNVVHFFERECSIQRRNQKVIEESPAPLYKKLEGGEAMLEKLYETAVAAAKSVEYDNAGTIEFIADDDGNYYFIEMNTRLQVEHGVTELVTGTDLVELQLRVAAGEELPIKQSDIKRKGAAIECRICAENPKKMWFPAPGKIEEYTLPEGEGVRVDNGVNAGYTITPFYDSMVAKLLAYGETRDQALDRAYDALGNYKIVGLTTNLAAHRRIIRDEKFRAGVYTTAFLEGIDWKNEELEEL